One window of the Enterobacter huaxiensis genome contains the following:
- a CDS encoding efflux RND transporter periplasmic adaptor subunit — MKKTTVIAAIAALIAAAGSGYVIGQRQSHQAQQTAQPAERKVLYWYDPMMPGQRFDKPGKSPFMDMDLVPRYADEEKAATGVGIGTQQQQNLGMKTAKAQMRQLVSPFSAFATVSTDERSVSVVSAPANGVVSTLFVKAPQQQVRAGEPLAQLWIPQWTAAQQEYLAVRQLGDAALTRAARERLALQFMPQEVIQALERSGKPQTTLTLRAAQAGYVVKLDVREGAQITATAPLFEIARLDPVWLVVDYPQTQAQSLTVGSQMVATTESWPGVQFRGTVSELLPQMETTTRTLKARIVLDNKEQRLKPGMYLSVARAEEPKRAPVLAVPEEAVINSGESSRLLIATGDGYFHPVNVDTGLTAQGWTEIRSGLKEGDNVVTSGQFLIDSEASLRSVMPEVTP; from the coding sequence ATGAAAAAAACAACCGTAATTGCCGCTATCGCTGCCCTCATCGCCGCGGCGGGGAGTGGCTATGTTATCGGGCAAAGGCAGTCTCATCAGGCGCAGCAGACAGCGCAGCCCGCAGAGCGAAAGGTGTTGTACTGGTACGACCCCATGATGCCCGGCCAGCGTTTTGACAAGCCCGGCAAATCTCCCTTTATGGACATGGATCTGGTCCCGCGCTACGCCGATGAAGAGAAAGCCGCGACCGGCGTCGGGATCGGCACGCAGCAGCAGCAAAACCTGGGCATGAAAACGGCCAAAGCGCAGATGCGCCAGCTGGTTTCACCTTTCTCCGCCTTTGCCACCGTATCGACGGATGAGCGCAGCGTGAGCGTGGTGTCGGCGCCCGCGAATGGCGTGGTTTCGACGCTGTTCGTGAAGGCGCCACAGCAGCAGGTTCGCGCGGGAGAGCCGCTGGCGCAGCTCTGGATCCCACAGTGGACGGCGGCCCAGCAGGAGTATCTGGCGGTGCGTCAGCTTGGCGATGCGGCGTTGACGCGCGCAGCGCGGGAGCGGCTGGCGCTGCAGTTTATGCCGCAGGAGGTTATCCAGGCGCTCGAGCGCAGCGGTAAACCGCAAACGACGCTGACGCTTCGTGCCGCGCAGGCAGGCTATGTGGTCAAGCTGGATGTGCGGGAAGGGGCGCAGATTACGGCAACGGCACCGCTGTTTGAGATAGCCCGTCTCGACCCGGTCTGGCTGGTTGTCGATTATCCCCAGACGCAGGCGCAGTCTCTGACGGTGGGAAGCCAAATGGTGGCGACGACAGAAAGCTGGCCGGGAGTGCAGTTTCGCGGCACGGTGAGCGAACTGCTGCCGCAGATGGAGACCACGACGCGCACCCTGAAGGCGCGCATCGTGCTGGACAATAAAGAGCAGAGGCTAAAGCCGGGTATGTACCTTTCCGTCGCGCGTGCGGAAGAACCCAAACGTGCGCCGGTGCTGGCGGTACCGGAAGAGGCGGTGATCAATTCCGGTGAATCCTCGCGGCTGCTGATAGCGACCGGAGACGGGTACTTCCATCCGGTGAATGTTGACACGGGGCTAACGGCGCAGGGGTGGACGGAGATCCGCTCGGGGCTGAAAGAGGGGGATAACGTGGTGACCTCCGGGCAGTTCCTGATCGACTCGGAAGCCAGCCTGCGCAGCGTAATGCCGGAGGTGACACCATGA
- a CDS encoding TolC family protein produces MKLHTLGLWLGGVAFAFFGSAAKAEPWTLEQTLTEAQRYSAELSASRNEAQALDAMADSATQLPDPKLKFGIENVPVQGSSDRRLTREGMTMQKVGIMQSYVSSEKRERKAQTFQAQARGVLAKSEAIRAALQRDSAQAWLDLALAQQALKTAKKLVSETERQRGVQKASVGAGSSTPDGVLSLQMTLSAMRDKETLAQRDVQLAQSRLLQLTGQSIPAVRGPLPRYQRLPADEKTLEEGIVRHPEVEAARREAETAKARSAQSAVAAIPDVDVEVFYAHRAEGYDDMAGVMFSVDLPLFQSKRQDKDYAADVSRSMQAVDQLTLIKREHIAQVQTLVAQYRAAQTLWQRQRDDVLPLQRQRLDVLTAQYRSGQSELPALLEARRGVLDTELAVNQAEREMARAWAAVNWLIPQELAQ; encoded by the coding sequence ATGAAACTACACACACTGGGCCTGTGGCTCGGTGGGGTGGCGTTCGCGTTTTTTGGCTCCGCCGCGAAGGCGGAGCCGTGGACGCTTGAACAGACCCTGACCGAAGCACAACGCTATTCAGCGGAGTTATCTGCCAGCCGTAACGAAGCGCAGGCGCTGGATGCGATGGCGGATTCCGCAACCCAATTACCCGACCCGAAACTGAAATTTGGCATTGAAAACGTCCCGGTGCAGGGCAGCAGCGACAGGCGGCTGACGCGTGAAGGCATGACGATGCAGAAAGTGGGCATCATGCAGAGCTACGTCAGTTCAGAGAAGCGCGAGCGTAAGGCGCAGACGTTTCAGGCACAGGCGCGGGGCGTGCTGGCAAAGTCAGAAGCCATTCGCGCCGCGCTGCAACGTGATTCCGCGCAGGCATGGCTGGATTTAGCGCTCGCTCAGCAGGCGCTGAAGACGGCAAAAAAACTGGTCAGCGAAACCGAGCGTCAGCGCGGCGTGCAGAAGGCGAGCGTCGGGGCGGGAAGCTCCACCCCGGACGGCGTGCTGTCGCTGCAGATGACGCTAAGCGCAATGCGCGATAAAGAGACGCTGGCTCAGCGCGACGTGCAGCTGGCGCAAAGCCGCCTGCTGCAGCTGACGGGGCAATCCATCCCGGCTGTTCGCGGGCCTCTGCCGCGTTATCAACGCCTCCCCGCCGATGAAAAAACGCTGGAAGAGGGGATTGTCCGGCACCCTGAAGTGGAGGCTGCCCGGCGCGAAGCCGAGACGGCCAAAGCCCGTTCCGCGCAGTCTGCCGTCGCGGCCATACCGGATGTGGACGTGGAGGTCTTTTACGCCCACCGCGCCGAAGGGTATGACGATATGGCGGGCGTGATGTTCAGCGTGGATCTGCCCCTGTTCCAGTCGAAACGGCAGGACAAAGATTACGCTGCCGACGTCTCGCGTTCGATGCAGGCGGTGGACCAGCTCACGCTCATTAAACGTGAACATATCGCGCAGGTGCAAACGCTGGTCGCGCAGTACCGGGCCGCGCAGACCTTGTGGCAGCGCCAGCGCGATGACGTTCTGCCCTTACAGCGTCAGCGGCTGGACGTGCTGACGGCACAGTACCGTTCCGGGCAGTCGGAACTCCCGGCACTGCTGGAGGCGCGTCGTGGCGTGCTGGATACGGAACTGGCGGTGAACCAGGCGGAACGCGAGATGGCGCGGGCCTGGGCTGCCGTAAACTGGCTAATACCGCAGGAGCTGGCGCAATGA
- a CDS encoding copper-binding protein — protein MRALYLSALLGASVSFASYSVQANQSWQGHGVVQSVSKDAVMLQHDAIPELKWPAMTMPFTLSAGAELNGAKPGDEVTFTLERAGDGFQIVSLTPKR, from the coding sequence ATGCGTGCTTTATACCTTTCCGCGCTGCTTGGCGCGTCCGTCTCTTTCGCTTCTTATTCCGTACAGGCCAACCAGAGCTGGCAGGGCCACGGGGTGGTTCAGTCTGTTTCTAAGGACGCCGTCATGCTTCAGCATGACGCCATTCCCGAACTGAAATGGCCGGCGATGACCATGCCGTTCACGTTGTCTGCGGGCGCAGAGCTAAACGGTGCAAAACCCGGTGACGAGGTGACCTTCACGCTTGAGCGTGCGGGTGACGGCTTCCAGATTGTCTCGCTGACGCCTAAGCGCTAA
- the dcuC gene encoding anaerobic C4-dicarboxylate transporter DcuC, translating into MLTFIELLIGVVVIVGVARYIIKGYSATGVLFVGGLTLLIVSALMGHQVLPASETSTGYTATDIVEYIKILLMSRGGDLGMMIMMLCGFAAYMTHIGANDMVVKMASKPLQYINSPYLLMVAAYFLACLMSLAVSSATGLGVLLMATLFPVMVNVGISRGAAAAICASPAAIILSPTSGDVVLAAKAAEMSLIDFAFKTTLPISIVAIVGMGVAHFFWQRYLDKKENISHEMMDVSEITTTAPGFYSILPFTPIIGVLIFDGKWGPQLHIITILVICMLLAALLEFVRGFNTQKVFSGLEVAYRGMADAFAGVVMLLVAAGVFAQGLSTIGFIQSLISIATSFGSASIILMLVLVVLTMLAAMTTGSGNAPFYAFVEMIPKLAHSSGINPAYLSIPMLQASNLGRTISPVSGVVVAVAGMAKISPFEVVKRTSVPVLVGLIIVIIATEVLVPGAA; encoded by the coding sequence ATGCTTACGTTTATCGAGCTCCTTATCGGAGTCGTCGTCATTGTGGGTGTAGCGCGCTACATCATTAAAGGCTATTCGGCCACGGGCGTGTTATTCGTCGGCGGCCTGACGCTGCTGATCGTCAGTGCGCTAATGGGCCATCAGGTTTTACCGGCCAGCGAAACCAGTACCGGCTATACCGCCACTGACATCGTTGAATATATTAAAATCCTGCTTATGAGCCGCGGCGGCGACCTGGGCATGATGATCATGATGCTGTGTGGTTTTGCCGCCTATATGACCCATATCGGTGCCAACGATATGGTGGTTAAAATGGCCTCTAAGCCACTTCAATATATCAACTCCCCGTATCTGCTGATGGTCGCCGCCTATTTCCTGGCCTGCCTGATGTCTCTTGCCGTTTCGTCGGCGACCGGTCTTGGCGTACTGCTGATGGCGACGCTGTTCCCGGTGATGGTCAACGTGGGCATCAGCCGCGGCGCGGCGGCGGCAATTTGCGCTTCCCCTGCGGCCATTATTCTCTCTCCCACCTCTGGCGACGTGGTGCTCGCCGCGAAGGCCGCAGAGATGTCGCTCATCGACTTCGCGTTCAAAACCACGCTGCCCATCTCCATTGTGGCCATCGTCGGAATGGGCGTCGCGCACTTCTTCTGGCAGCGCTATCTCGATAAGAAAGAGAACATCAGCCACGAGATGATGGACGTCAGCGAGATCACCACCACCGCGCCAGGGTTCTATTCCATTCTGCCGTTCACCCCGATCATCGGCGTGCTGATTTTTGACGGCAAATGGGGTCCGCAGCTGCATATCATTACTATCCTGGTGATCTGCATGCTGCTGGCCGCCCTGCTGGAATTTGTGCGCGGGTTTAACACGCAGAAAGTCTTCTCGGGCCTGGAAGTCGCGTATCGCGGCATGGCCGATGCGTTCGCTGGGGTGGTCATGCTGCTGGTGGCGGCGGGCGTGTTTGCCCAGGGTCTGAGCACCATCGGCTTTATCCAGAGCCTGATCTCCATCGCAACCTCGTTTGGCTCTGCCAGCATTATCCTGATGCTGGTGCTGGTTGTGCTGACCATGCTGGCGGCCATGACCACCGGTTCAGGGAACGCACCGTTCTACGCCTTCGTTGAGATGATCCCGAAACTCGCGCACTCCTCCGGCATCAACCCGGCCTATCTGTCTATCCCTATGCTGCAGGCCTCTAACCTGGGGCGCACCATTTCCCCGGTATCGGGGGTGGTGGTCGCGGTGGCGGGTATGGCAAAAATTTCGCCGTTTGAAGTGGTAAAACGCACCTCAGTCCCGGTACTGGTGGG